In Suttonella indologenes, one genomic interval encodes:
- the nqrF gene encoding NADH:ubiquinone reductase (Na(+)-transporting) subunit F, which translates to MEIIYGILIFTGLVLLLAAVILVAKKWLVPEGNIKIIVNGEKEIDVPAGGKLLGALADGGIYVSSACGGGGSCGQCRVKVTEGGGEILPTELNHITKREAREGERLSCQVAVKRDMHVEVEESIFGVKKWECTVISNDNKATFIKELKLQIPDGESVPFRAGGYIQIEAPAHEIKYADYKDNIAAEFHEDWDKFDLWRYVSTVNEPIIRAYSMANYPLEEGIIMLNVRIASPPPRGPEGIPPGKMSSYIWSLKPGDKVIISGPFGEFFAKETEAEMVFIGGGAGMAPMRSHIFDQLKRIGTKRKITFWYGARSKKEIFYKEDFDALAAEFPNFTWHIALSDALPEDNWTGYTGFIHNVVYEQYLKDHPAPEDCEYYMCGPPIMNKSVIEMLHNLGVEDDNIMLDDFGG; encoded by the coding sequence ATGGAAATTATTTACGGAATACTCATTTTTACCGGCTTGGTACTGCTCTTAGCTGCGGTTATTTTAGTGGCGAAGAAATGGTTGGTGCCGGAAGGCAATATTAAAATCATCGTTAACGGCGAAAAAGAAATCGACGTACCGGCGGGCGGCAAATTGCTCGGTGCTTTGGCTGACGGCGGCATTTATGTGTCTTCGGCTTGTGGCGGCGGCGGCAGCTGCGGTCAGTGTCGCGTTAAGGTGACCGAGGGCGGCGGCGAGATTTTGCCGACCGAACTCAACCATATTACCAAGCGCGAAGCGCGCGAAGGGGAGCGTTTGTCTTGCCAAGTGGCGGTTAAGCGCGATATGCATGTGGAAGTCGAAGAATCTATTTTCGGTGTGAAAAAATGGGAATGTACGGTTATTTCTAATGATAACAAGGCGACTTTTATCAAAGAATTGAAATTACAAATTCCGGACGGCGAATCGGTGCCTTTCCGTGCCGGCGGCTATATTCAGATTGAAGCTCCGGCACATGAGATCAAATATGCCGACTACAAAGATAATATTGCGGCCGAATTCCATGAAGATTGGGATAAATTTGATTTGTGGCGCTATGTTTCAACAGTGAATGAGCCGATTATCCGTGCTTACTCTATGGCGAACTATCCTTTAGAAGAAGGCATTATTATGCTTAACGTACGGATTGCTTCTCCGCCGCCGCGCGGTCCTGAAGGCATTCCTCCGGGTAAGATGTCGTCTTATATTTGGTCATTAAAACCCGGTGATAAAGTGATTATTTCGGGACCTTTCGGCGAGTTTTTTGCCAAAGAAACCGAGGCGGAAATGGTCTTTATCGGCGGCGGCGCAGGTATGGCGCCGATGCGTTCGCATATTTTTGATCAGCTTAAACGTATTGGAACCAAGCGTAAAATCACTTTCTGGTATGGCGCGCGTTCTAAGAAAGAAATTTTCTACAAAGAAGATTTTGATGCTTTGGCGGCAGAATTTCCGAATTTCACTTGGCATATTGCGCTTTCGGATGCTTTGCCGGAGGACAATTGGACAGGTTATACCGGCTTTATCCATAATGTGGTGTACGAACAGTATTTGAAAGACCATCCGGCACCTGAAGATTGCGAATATTATATGTGCGGTCCGCCGATTATGAACAAATCCGTGATTGAGATGTTGCATAATTTGGGCGTTGAAGATGACAACATCATGCTTGATGACTTCGGCGGTTAA